A genomic segment from Limisphaera ngatamarikiensis encodes:
- the purD gene encoding phosphoribosylamine--glycine ligase, whose amino-acid sequence MKVLVIGGGGREHALVWKLAQSPHVTALYCAPGNAGIAQEPLRARPDTARCIPIGAEDLPALLQWATENRPDLTVVGPDNPLALGLVDLFQSHGLRVWGPTRSAAQFEASKIFSQQFMERHGIPTARARTFTDPAAAVQFAESLGGRCAVKADGLALGKGVRVCHNPAEAQTAIHDLMVKRVLGSAGERIVIQELLEGIEISLHALCDGRTALPFPTAQDHKRLGEGNTGPNTGGMGTYCPTPFLNPAELAAAYDRILRPWQEGCRAEDILFRGVLYPGIMLTREGPRVLEFNVRFGDPEAQVYLTRLENDLFELLMAATEDQLASHTLRWSDQTTVCIVMASAGYPGDYKKGCPIHGLDQAEQIPGVKVFHAGTARDNGRLVTRGGRVLGVTARGPDLPTALRTAYRAVDLIHFEGAQYRRDIAFQALQWKGALPGS is encoded by the coding sequence ATGAAAGTGCTGGTGATCGGCGGCGGTGGCCGCGAACACGCTCTGGTTTGGAAATTGGCGCAATCCCCGCATGTCACGGCCCTCTACTGTGCGCCGGGCAACGCCGGGATCGCCCAAGAACCTCTCCGCGCCCGGCCCGATACGGCCCGGTGCATCCCCATCGGAGCCGAAGACCTGCCCGCCCTCCTCCAGTGGGCCACCGAAAACCGGCCCGACCTCACCGTGGTCGGACCCGACAACCCCCTGGCCCTCGGCCTCGTGGACCTCTTTCAATCCCACGGCCTCCGTGTCTGGGGGCCCACCCGCTCCGCCGCCCAATTCGAAGCCTCCAAGATCTTCTCCCAGCAATTCATGGAACGCCACGGCATCCCCACCGCCCGCGCCCGCACCTTCACCGACCCCGCCGCGGCCGTCCAGTTCGCCGAGTCCCTCGGCGGCCGCTGCGCCGTCAAGGCCGACGGTCTGGCCCTCGGCAAGGGCGTCCGCGTCTGTCACAACCCCGCCGAGGCGCAAACCGCCATCCACGACCTCATGGTCAAACGGGTCCTTGGATCCGCCGGCGAACGCATCGTCATCCAGGAGCTCCTCGAGGGCATCGAAATCTCCCTGCACGCCCTGTGCGACGGCCGCACCGCACTGCCCTTCCCCACCGCCCAGGACCACAAACGCTTGGGCGAGGGCAACACCGGACCCAACACCGGCGGCATGGGCACCTACTGCCCCACACCCTTCCTCAACCCCGCCGAACTCGCCGCCGCCTACGACCGGATCCTGCGCCCCTGGCAGGAAGGTTGCCGCGCCGAGGACATCCTCTTCCGCGGCGTGCTCTACCCCGGCATCATGCTCACCCGCGAAGGCCCGCGCGTGCTCGAGTTCAACGTCCGGTTCGGCGACCCGGAAGCCCAGGTCTACCTGACCCGGCTCGAAAACGATCTGTTCGAACTCCTCATGGCCGCCACCGAGGACCAACTGGCCTCCCACACCCTCCGCTGGTCCGACCAAACCACCGTTTGCATCGTCATGGCCAGCGCCGGCTACCCGGGCGACTACAAAAAAGGCTGTCCCATCCACGGACTCGACCAAGCCGAACAAATCCCGGGTGTGAAAGTGTTTCACGCAGGCACCGCCCGGGACAACGGCCGCCTCGTCACCCGCGGCGGACGCGTCCTCGGCGTAACGGCACGGGGACCCGACCTCCCCACGGCCCTCCGCACCGCCTACCGGGCCGTGGACCTCATCCACTTTGAAGGCGCACAGTACCGGCGTGACATCGCCTTCCAGGCCCTCCAATGGAAGGGCGCCCTCCCCGGCTCCTGA